A DNA window from Gasterosteus aculeatus chromosome 16, fGasAcu3.hap1.1, whole genome shotgun sequence contains the following coding sequences:
- the LOC120834000 gene encoding alsin-like isoform X1: MEDTEESHADERPPTPPERGLLHIWQSAGPSAQLCPDRVLLSRPVLQASLGEHHGLLLTQGGQVYSFGELLWRDLSVPVSAPLLEISLLGRTVVRVAAGGFHCGALSEQGNVFMWGENTAGQCGLSERGTDTSITVSEPCPVSVVDSDVVPPAAVRVVDLALGREHSLALSARNELWAWGSGCQLGLVTNTFPVWRPQKVEHLSGRHVVQVACGAYHSLALVRSLHQQNTQNASEETQRGQSPHCPVTEGEEPFAADAGHYCPLGVELTEVMTHETSPGRRDPRRRLQPGERTTPPVGNTPPLQETEGRPRAHPMTGWRTNKKPAFPDEAELQNLLQKLSSHSLEMRHSAGPGDTDSMSSYTSEDSCVSSTPSTDLLTSSYKEDSPVKSQSNNGVAAPYSSSVPVCLEEVRLCLAAEKRALRGPKSTSLTNINQKGKAAANRRRSLPGTPTQGSPRQRRCSAGRPSSSCRSRSAAPEEAGGGLPSLETEVWSWGRGSEGQLGHGDQLARLQPLCIKCLTGEEVIKVAAGSHHSLALTAHCQVYSWGSNMCGQLGHVNSPVTVPRQTELSDGLRVWDVSAGQSHSLLLADGDCVQPVLLYCGPRKEPSSTQTETSRNTQRSPNRAESYAVRPDLLPFCVEMGYISGVCSGGQSCAALADVNVMGFIGAIHELASRERRFYCWLSSVKRLVLTPLRSRESASPSLGEPCTHLFFSLCESFVRLSLLIGQHSTALSYFLHDVQGCDIASLPLLTHSEHFLDVYNEYCSSVGDFQVMGGFRPLHKLSLECLGSQQAVLAQLCEPDQSAGGKADLVSLLYWPLQQLHQYSRMLLKLAACYDVATTEYQSLDQGGSRYDSQSSSLLRRKKEAETTSLFWSSHSGKTTEVLRLPQRRVVCESGNRSLTLQNAGRFSNHWFILFNDTLVHTQGAIPSQSLFSTHHIYPLASLWVKPVTEDCSGLYAIKITCPEESFTLVASTPQEKNKWLRSLNQAVDHVLGGAGQGSSPGLAAMSRTASHTFCGEGRFKDAHYTGAWVAGRIHGRGTMKWPDGRTYSGNFKSGQEDGYGECLIPDKVLNKPDCYQGHWRDGKIHGFGKYKYASGEVYEGCFCDGHRHGYGMLSSGRMAKRSSSVFIGQWVHDKKTGYGVHDDITRGEKYMGLWLDEQRHGNATVVTQCGLYYEGIFRDNKMCGPGLLVSDDDTALHGEFSEDWTVNGKGVLSLANGDSLEGMFSGEWTTGLKVVGTYFKPSAGEPEHKERSGLLRLGQYAVPAAQRWLCAFDECWSRLGCDSAGRGERTAAWDSIAVTIATARRQSPNLSRSQSKVLECLECIPQHGEPVTTANYDNIRRYLIKACETPHHPLGWLVETLVTAYRMTYVGVGSNRRLLRLAVQEVLAYLTHFYRIVRFLFPGLPDDGGIIPDPPTSTPESKQKPDMSDQSGVVVLSSSSLLLPQLLPRLYPPLFTLYCLQEEQEDTRYWERMLRLNKQPDRPLLRFLGVQEKFWPVWTSILGEKKQIVSSSKDACFVSAVETLQQISTAFTPSDKLLVIQKTFEELTQEVKLMLDDSFLWCMDDLLPLFIYVVLRARIRNLGAEVSLIEDLMDPNIQHGEMGLMFTTLQACYMQILQESAT; the protein is encoded by the exons ATGGAGGACACGGAGGAAAG CCATGCAGATGAGCGGCCCCCCACACCTCCAGAGCGGGGGCTGCTCCACATCTGGCAGTCGGCGGGCCCCAGTGCGCAGCTCTGTCCAGATCGAGTGCTGCTGTCCAGGCCCGTCCTTCAGGCGAGCCTGGGAGAACACCATGGCCTCCTGCTGACACAGG GTGGCCAGGTCTATTCCTTCGGAGAGCTGTTGTGGAGGGACTTGAGCGTCCCGGTGTCCGCACCGCTGCTGGAGATCTCTCTGTTGGGGAGGACGGTGGTCCGCGTGGCCGCCGGCGGCTTCCACTGCGGAGCGCTGAGCGAGCAGGGCAACGTCTTCATGTGGGGGGAGAACACTGCGGGACAGTGCGGGCTGAGCGAGAGGGGCACGGACACGAGCATCACGG TTTCAGAGCCGTGCCCGGTCAGCGTGGTGGACAGCGACGTGGTCCCTCCAGCAGCGGTTCGGGTTGTGGATCTGGCGCTCGGGCGGGAGCACAGCCTGGCCCTGTCGGCCCGGAACGAGCTGTGGGCCTGGGGAAGCGGCTGCCAACTTGGCCTGGTCACAAACACCTTTCCCGTGTGGAGACCACAGAAG GTGGAGCACTTGTCAGGAAGACACGTAGTTCAG GTGGCTTGTGGTGCCTACCACAGCCTGGCCCTGGTTCGCAGCTTACATCAACAGAATACCCAGAATGCATCTGAGGAGACGCAGCGGGGGCAGTCGCCTCACTGTCCAGtgacggagggggaggagccctTTGCAGCGGATGCAGGTCACTACTGTCCGCTGGGGGTGGAGCTGACTGAGGTCATGACCCACGAG ACGTCTCCGGGGAGAAGAGACCCCAGACGGAGGCTCCAACCCGGGGAAAG GACGACTCCTCCAGTTgggaacaccccccccctccaagaaACGGAGGGCCGCCCCAGGGCTCACCCAATGACGGGCTGGAGAACCAACAAGAAACCCGCTTTCCCCGACGAAGCCGAGCTCCAGAACCTCCTCCAGAAACTCTCCAGTCACTCTTTGGAGATGCGCCACAGCGCCGGGCCGGGAGACACCGACTCCATGAGCAGTTACACTTCAG AGGACAGCTGTGTGTCCTCAACTCCTTCCACGGATCTGTTGACTTCCAGTTACAAAGAAGATTCACCAGTTAAGAGTCAAAGCAACAA CGGAGTAGCCGCGCCGTACTCCTCCTCTGTTCCCGTGTGTTTGGAAGAAGTTCGACTTTGTCTGGCGGCGGAGAAGAGGGCACTGAGGGGCCCAAAGAGCACCAGTCTCACAAATATAAACCAGAAGGGGAAAGCGGCAGCGAACAGGAGACGCTCTCTGCCAGGAACACCCACCCAGG ggtctccacggcaacggcgGTGCAGTGCCGGCAGGCCGTCCTCCTCATGTCGGAGCCGGTCCGCGGCACCGGAGGAGGCTGGGGGTGGGCTGCCGTCTCTGGAGACAGAAGTGTGGAGCTGGGGCCGCGGGTCTGAGGGACAACTGGGACATGGAGATCAGCTGGCCAG actcCAGCCTCTGTGCATCAAGTGTTTGACTGGCGAGGAGGTGATCAAAGTAGCCGCAGGGTCGCACCATTCACTGGCTCTCACAGCCCACTGCCAG GTGTACTCGTGGGGCAGCAACATGTGCGGACAGCTCGGCCATGTCAACAGTCCTGTAACTGTACCTCGGCAGACAGAG CTGTCCGACGGTCTTCGGGTTTGGGACGTGTCAGCCGGTCAGAGTCACTCCCTCCTCCTGGCCGACGGAGACTGCGTCCAGCCCGTCCTGTTGTACTGCGGCCCGCGGAAAGAGCCGAGCTCCACGCAGACGGAGACGTCACGCAACACTCAAAGGTCGCCCAACAGAGCAGAGAGTTACGCAGTCCGACCCGACCTGCTGCCCTTCTGCGTGGAG atggGTTACATCAGCGGCGTCTGCAGCGGCGGTCAGAGCTGCGCGGCGCTGGCAGACGTGAACGTGATGGGCTTTATCGGCGCCATCCACGAGCTGGCCTCCCGAGAGCGACGCTTCTACTGCTGGTTGAGCAGCGTCAAGCGGCTCGTCCTCACGCCGCTACGCAGCAGAG AAAGCGCGTCGCCGTCCTTGGGGGAGCCGTGCACtcacctcttcttctctctctgtgagAGTTTTGTTCGTCTGAGCCTTCTGATTGGTCAACACTCCACGGCGCTCAGCTACTTCCTGCATGATGTGCAGGGTTGTGACATCGCCTCCCTTCCCCTGCTGACGCACTCTGAGCACTTTCTGGACGTTTATAACGA GTATTGTTCTTCAGTAGGAGACTTCCAGGTGATGGGTGGGTTCCGACCACTCCATAAACTCTCCCT cGAGTGTTTAGGCTCCCAGCAGGCCGTGCTCGCTCAGCTGTGTGAACCAGACCAGTCCGCCGGTGGTAAAGCTGATCTGGTTTCCTTGTTGTACTggcctctgcagcagctgcaccagTACAGCCGAATGCTGCTCAAACTGGCCGCCTGTTACGATGTG GCGACTACAGAGTATCAGTCCCTCGATCAGGGCGGTAGTCGGTACGACTCCCAGTCCTCGTCCCtcttgaggaggaagaaggaggccGAGACCACCTCCCTCTTCTGGAGTTCCCACTCCGGGAAAACCACC GAGGTCCTGCGTCTCCCGCAGCGTCGCGTGGTGTGTGAAAGCGGCAACAGATCTCTGACTCTGCAGAACGCCGGGCGCTTCTCCAACCACTGGTTCATACTGTTCAACGACACACTGGTGCACACACag GGCGCCATTCCCTCTCAGAGCCTC tTCTCCACACATCACATCTACCCGCTGGCCTCTCTGTGGGTGAAGCCGGTGACTGAAGACTGCAGCGGACT CTACGCCATCAAGATAACGTGTCCAGAGGAGAGTTTCACCCTGGTGGCCTCGACGCCGCAGGAGAAG aACAAGTGGCTTCGGTCTCTCAACCAGGCAGTGGATCATGTGCTGGGCGGCGCAGGTCAGGGGTCGTCGCCGGGTTTGGCTGCCATGTCCCGCACGGCCTCACACACGTTCTGTGGAGAGGGCCGGTTTAAAGACGCCCATTACACCGGCGCCTGGGTGGCCGGGCGGATCCACGGCAG AGGCACCATGAAGTGGCCCGATGGACGGACCTACAGCGGGAACTTTAAGAGTGGACAGGAGGACGG ATACGGGGAGTGTCTAATTCCTGACAAAGTGCTGAACAAGCCGGACTGCTACCAAGGACACTGGAGAGACGGCAAGATCCATGGTTTCGGCAAGTACAA GTATGCCAGTGGCGAGGTGTACGAGGGCTGCTTCTGCGACGGCCACAGGCACGGCTACGGCATGCTGAGCTCCGGCCGGATGGCCAAAAGGTCTTCCAGCGTTTTCATTGGCCAGTGGGTCCACGACAAGAAGACGGGATACGGCGTCCACGATGACATCACCAG GGGAGAGAAGTACATGGGGCTGTGGCTGGACGAGCAGCGCCACGGCAACGCTACCGTTGTCACCCAGTGCGGTTTGTACTACGAAGGGATCTTCAGAGACAACAAGATGTGT GGACCAGGTCTGCTGGTGTCCGATGACGACACAGCTTTGCATGGGGAGTTTTCTGAGGACTGGACGGTCAACGGGAAG GGCGTTTTATCGCTGGCTAACGGGGATAGCCTGGAGGGCATGTTCAGCGGGGAGTGGACCACGGGGCTGAAGGTCGTTGGAACGTACTTCAAACCGTCCGCAGGTGAACCTGAACACAAAGAGAGAAGCGGCCTCCT ccGGCTGGGTCAGTACGCGGTGCCGGCGGCTCAGAGGTGGCTCTGCGCGTTCGACGAATGTTGGAGTCGACTGGGCTGCGATTCTGCcggcagaggagagaggactgcaGCCTGGGACAGCATCGCGGTCACCATAGCGACTGCACGGCGACAAAG ccCCAATCTCAGTAGGTCTCAGAGTAAAGTGCTGGAGTGTTTGGAGTGCATTCCTCAGCACGGAGAACCGGTGACCACGGCAAACTACGACAACATACGGAGATACCTCATTAAG GCGTGTGAGACCCCTCACCACCCTCTGGGCTGGCTGGTGGAGACGCTGGTGACGGCCTACAGGATGACCTACGTCGGCGTGGGATCCAACCGCCGGCTGCTCAGGCTGGCCGTGCAGGAGGTCCTGGCCTACCTCACCCATTTCTACAGGATCGTCAG GTTTCTGTTTCCGGGGCTGCCGGATGATGGCGGCATCATCCCAGACCCGCCTACCTCCACACCTGAGAGCAAACAGAAGCCCGACATGTCAGATCAAAG CGGCGTTGTGGtgctgagctcctcctccttgctcCTCCCTCAGCTGCTCCCTCGACTCTACCCGCCTCTCTTCACCCTGTACTGCCtgcaggaagagcaggaggacaCCCGGTACTGGGAGCGCATGCTGCGGCTCAACAAACAGCCCGACCGGCCGCTGCTCCGCTTCCTGGGAGTGCAGGA gAAGTTCTGGCCAGTGTGGACGTCAATTCTAGGGGAGAAAAAGCAG ATTGTGTCCAGCAGTAAAGATGCCTGCTTTGTTTCTGCTGTAGAGACACTCCAACAAATCAG CACGGCCTTCACTCCGTCAGACAAACTCCTCGTCATCCAGAAGACGTTTGAGGAATTGACCCAGGAAGTAAAACTGATGCTGGATGACAGCTTCCTGTGGTGCATGGATGACCTGCTCCCTCTCTTCATATACGTGGTGCTCAGAGCGAG GATCAGGAACCTGGGAGCCGAGGTCAGTCTGATCGAAGATCTGATGGATCCCAACATTCAGCACGGAGAGATGGGCCTGATGTTCACAACACTGCAg GCCTGTTACATGCAGATCCTCCAGGAGTCAGCGACGTag
- the LOC120834000 gene encoding alsin-like isoform X2 yields MEDTEESHADERPPTPPERGLLHIWQSAGPSAQLCPDRVLLSRPVLQASLGEHHGLLLTQGGQVYSFGELLWRDLSVPVSAPLLEISLLGRTVVRVAAGGFHCGALSEQGNVFMWGENTAGQCGLSERGTDTSITVSEPCPVSVVDSDVVPPAAVRVVDLALGREHSLALSARNELWAWGSGCQLGLVTNTFPVWRPQKVEHLSGRHVVQVACGAYHSLALVRSLHQQNTQNASEETQRGQSPHCPVTEGEEPFAADAGHYCPLGVELTEVMTHETSPGRRDPRRRLQPGERTTPPVGNTPPLQETEGRPRAHPMTGWRTNKKPAFPDEAELQNLLQKLSSHSLEMRHSAGPGDTDSMSSYTSEDSCVSSTPSTDLLTSSYKEDSPVKSQSNNGVAAPYSSSVPVCLEEVRLCLAAEKRALRGPKSTSLTNINQKGKAAANRRRSLPGTPTQGSPRQRRCSAGRPSSSCRSRSAAPEEAGGGLPSLETEVWSWGRGSEGQLGHGDQLARLQPLCIKCLTGEEVIKVAAGSHHSLALTAHCQVYSWGSNMCGQLGHVNSPVTVPRQTELSDGLRVWDVSAGQSHSLLLADGDCVQPVLLYCGPRKEPSSTQTETSRNTQRSPNRAESYAVRPDLLPFCVEMGYISGVCSGGQSCAALADVNVMGFIGAIHELASRERRFYCWLSSVKRLVLTPLRSRESASPSLGEPCTHLFFSLCESFVRLSLLIGQHSTALSYFLHDVQGCDIASLPLLTHSEHFLDVYNEYCSSVGDFQVMGGFRPLHKLSLECLGSQQAVLAQLCEPDQSAGGKADLVSLLYWPLQQLHQYSRMLLKLAACYDVATTEYQSLDQGGSRYDSQSSSLLRRKKEAETTSLFWSSHSGKTTEVLRLPQRRVVCESGNRSLTLQNAGRFSNHWFILFNDTLVHTQFSTHHIYPLASLWVKPVTEDCSGLYAIKITCPEESFTLVASTPQEKNKWLRSLNQAVDHVLGGAGQGSSPGLAAMSRTASHTFCGEGRFKDAHYTGAWVAGRIHGRGTMKWPDGRTYSGNFKSGQEDGYGECLIPDKVLNKPDCYQGHWRDGKIHGFGKYKYASGEVYEGCFCDGHRHGYGMLSSGRMAKRSSSVFIGQWVHDKKTGYGVHDDITRGEKYMGLWLDEQRHGNATVVTQCGLYYEGIFRDNKMCGPGLLVSDDDTALHGEFSEDWTVNGKGVLSLANGDSLEGMFSGEWTTGLKVVGTYFKPSAGEPEHKERSGLLRLGQYAVPAAQRWLCAFDECWSRLGCDSAGRGERTAAWDSIAVTIATARRQSPNLSRSQSKVLECLECIPQHGEPVTTANYDNIRRYLIKACETPHHPLGWLVETLVTAYRMTYVGVGSNRRLLRLAVQEVLAYLTHFYRIVRFLFPGLPDDGGIIPDPPTSTPESKQKPDMSDQSGVVVLSSSSLLLPQLLPRLYPPLFTLYCLQEEQEDTRYWERMLRLNKQPDRPLLRFLGVQEKFWPVWTSILGEKKQIVSSSKDACFVSAVETLQQISTAFTPSDKLLVIQKTFEELTQEVKLMLDDSFLWCMDDLLPLFIYVVLRARIRNLGAEVSLIEDLMDPNIQHGEMGLMFTTLQACYMQILQESAT; encoded by the exons ATGGAGGACACGGAGGAAAG CCATGCAGATGAGCGGCCCCCCACACCTCCAGAGCGGGGGCTGCTCCACATCTGGCAGTCGGCGGGCCCCAGTGCGCAGCTCTGTCCAGATCGAGTGCTGCTGTCCAGGCCCGTCCTTCAGGCGAGCCTGGGAGAACACCATGGCCTCCTGCTGACACAGG GTGGCCAGGTCTATTCCTTCGGAGAGCTGTTGTGGAGGGACTTGAGCGTCCCGGTGTCCGCACCGCTGCTGGAGATCTCTCTGTTGGGGAGGACGGTGGTCCGCGTGGCCGCCGGCGGCTTCCACTGCGGAGCGCTGAGCGAGCAGGGCAACGTCTTCATGTGGGGGGAGAACACTGCGGGACAGTGCGGGCTGAGCGAGAGGGGCACGGACACGAGCATCACGG TTTCAGAGCCGTGCCCGGTCAGCGTGGTGGACAGCGACGTGGTCCCTCCAGCAGCGGTTCGGGTTGTGGATCTGGCGCTCGGGCGGGAGCACAGCCTGGCCCTGTCGGCCCGGAACGAGCTGTGGGCCTGGGGAAGCGGCTGCCAACTTGGCCTGGTCACAAACACCTTTCCCGTGTGGAGACCACAGAAG GTGGAGCACTTGTCAGGAAGACACGTAGTTCAG GTGGCTTGTGGTGCCTACCACAGCCTGGCCCTGGTTCGCAGCTTACATCAACAGAATACCCAGAATGCATCTGAGGAGACGCAGCGGGGGCAGTCGCCTCACTGTCCAGtgacggagggggaggagccctTTGCAGCGGATGCAGGTCACTACTGTCCGCTGGGGGTGGAGCTGACTGAGGTCATGACCCACGAG ACGTCTCCGGGGAGAAGAGACCCCAGACGGAGGCTCCAACCCGGGGAAAG GACGACTCCTCCAGTTgggaacaccccccccctccaagaaACGGAGGGCCGCCCCAGGGCTCACCCAATGACGGGCTGGAGAACCAACAAGAAACCCGCTTTCCCCGACGAAGCCGAGCTCCAGAACCTCCTCCAGAAACTCTCCAGTCACTCTTTGGAGATGCGCCACAGCGCCGGGCCGGGAGACACCGACTCCATGAGCAGTTACACTTCAG AGGACAGCTGTGTGTCCTCAACTCCTTCCACGGATCTGTTGACTTCCAGTTACAAAGAAGATTCACCAGTTAAGAGTCAAAGCAACAA CGGAGTAGCCGCGCCGTACTCCTCCTCTGTTCCCGTGTGTTTGGAAGAAGTTCGACTTTGTCTGGCGGCGGAGAAGAGGGCACTGAGGGGCCCAAAGAGCACCAGTCTCACAAATATAAACCAGAAGGGGAAAGCGGCAGCGAACAGGAGACGCTCTCTGCCAGGAACACCCACCCAGG ggtctccacggcaacggcgGTGCAGTGCCGGCAGGCCGTCCTCCTCATGTCGGAGCCGGTCCGCGGCACCGGAGGAGGCTGGGGGTGGGCTGCCGTCTCTGGAGACAGAAGTGTGGAGCTGGGGCCGCGGGTCTGAGGGACAACTGGGACATGGAGATCAGCTGGCCAG actcCAGCCTCTGTGCATCAAGTGTTTGACTGGCGAGGAGGTGATCAAAGTAGCCGCAGGGTCGCACCATTCACTGGCTCTCACAGCCCACTGCCAG GTGTACTCGTGGGGCAGCAACATGTGCGGACAGCTCGGCCATGTCAACAGTCCTGTAACTGTACCTCGGCAGACAGAG CTGTCCGACGGTCTTCGGGTTTGGGACGTGTCAGCCGGTCAGAGTCACTCCCTCCTCCTGGCCGACGGAGACTGCGTCCAGCCCGTCCTGTTGTACTGCGGCCCGCGGAAAGAGCCGAGCTCCACGCAGACGGAGACGTCACGCAACACTCAAAGGTCGCCCAACAGAGCAGAGAGTTACGCAGTCCGACCCGACCTGCTGCCCTTCTGCGTGGAG atggGTTACATCAGCGGCGTCTGCAGCGGCGGTCAGAGCTGCGCGGCGCTGGCAGACGTGAACGTGATGGGCTTTATCGGCGCCATCCACGAGCTGGCCTCCCGAGAGCGACGCTTCTACTGCTGGTTGAGCAGCGTCAAGCGGCTCGTCCTCACGCCGCTACGCAGCAGAG AAAGCGCGTCGCCGTCCTTGGGGGAGCCGTGCACtcacctcttcttctctctctgtgagAGTTTTGTTCGTCTGAGCCTTCTGATTGGTCAACACTCCACGGCGCTCAGCTACTTCCTGCATGATGTGCAGGGTTGTGACATCGCCTCCCTTCCCCTGCTGACGCACTCTGAGCACTTTCTGGACGTTTATAACGA GTATTGTTCTTCAGTAGGAGACTTCCAGGTGATGGGTGGGTTCCGACCACTCCATAAACTCTCCCT cGAGTGTTTAGGCTCCCAGCAGGCCGTGCTCGCTCAGCTGTGTGAACCAGACCAGTCCGCCGGTGGTAAAGCTGATCTGGTTTCCTTGTTGTACTggcctctgcagcagctgcaccagTACAGCCGAATGCTGCTCAAACTGGCCGCCTGTTACGATGTG GCGACTACAGAGTATCAGTCCCTCGATCAGGGCGGTAGTCGGTACGACTCCCAGTCCTCGTCCCtcttgaggaggaagaaggaggccGAGACCACCTCCCTCTTCTGGAGTTCCCACTCCGGGAAAACCACC GAGGTCCTGCGTCTCCCGCAGCGTCGCGTGGTGTGTGAAAGCGGCAACAGATCTCTGACTCTGCAGAACGCCGGGCGCTTCTCCAACCACTGGTTCATACTGTTCAACGACACACTGGTGCACACACag tTCTCCACACATCACATCTACCCGCTGGCCTCTCTGTGGGTGAAGCCGGTGACTGAAGACTGCAGCGGACT CTACGCCATCAAGATAACGTGTCCAGAGGAGAGTTTCACCCTGGTGGCCTCGACGCCGCAGGAGAAG aACAAGTGGCTTCGGTCTCTCAACCAGGCAGTGGATCATGTGCTGGGCGGCGCAGGTCAGGGGTCGTCGCCGGGTTTGGCTGCCATGTCCCGCACGGCCTCACACACGTTCTGTGGAGAGGGCCGGTTTAAAGACGCCCATTACACCGGCGCCTGGGTGGCCGGGCGGATCCACGGCAG AGGCACCATGAAGTGGCCCGATGGACGGACCTACAGCGGGAACTTTAAGAGTGGACAGGAGGACGG ATACGGGGAGTGTCTAATTCCTGACAAAGTGCTGAACAAGCCGGACTGCTACCAAGGACACTGGAGAGACGGCAAGATCCATGGTTTCGGCAAGTACAA GTATGCCAGTGGCGAGGTGTACGAGGGCTGCTTCTGCGACGGCCACAGGCACGGCTACGGCATGCTGAGCTCCGGCCGGATGGCCAAAAGGTCTTCCAGCGTTTTCATTGGCCAGTGGGTCCACGACAAGAAGACGGGATACGGCGTCCACGATGACATCACCAG GGGAGAGAAGTACATGGGGCTGTGGCTGGACGAGCAGCGCCACGGCAACGCTACCGTTGTCACCCAGTGCGGTTTGTACTACGAAGGGATCTTCAGAGACAACAAGATGTGT GGACCAGGTCTGCTGGTGTCCGATGACGACACAGCTTTGCATGGGGAGTTTTCTGAGGACTGGACGGTCAACGGGAAG GGCGTTTTATCGCTGGCTAACGGGGATAGCCTGGAGGGCATGTTCAGCGGGGAGTGGACCACGGGGCTGAAGGTCGTTGGAACGTACTTCAAACCGTCCGCAGGTGAACCTGAACACAAAGAGAGAAGCGGCCTCCT ccGGCTGGGTCAGTACGCGGTGCCGGCGGCTCAGAGGTGGCTCTGCGCGTTCGACGAATGTTGGAGTCGACTGGGCTGCGATTCTGCcggcagaggagagaggactgcaGCCTGGGACAGCATCGCGGTCACCATAGCGACTGCACGGCGACAAAG ccCCAATCTCAGTAGGTCTCAGAGTAAAGTGCTGGAGTGTTTGGAGTGCATTCCTCAGCACGGAGAACCGGTGACCACGGCAAACTACGACAACATACGGAGATACCTCATTAAG GCGTGTGAGACCCCTCACCACCCTCTGGGCTGGCTGGTGGAGACGCTGGTGACGGCCTACAGGATGACCTACGTCGGCGTGGGATCCAACCGCCGGCTGCTCAGGCTGGCCGTGCAGGAGGTCCTGGCCTACCTCACCCATTTCTACAGGATCGTCAG GTTTCTGTTTCCGGGGCTGCCGGATGATGGCGGCATCATCCCAGACCCGCCTACCTCCACACCTGAGAGCAAACAGAAGCCCGACATGTCAGATCAAAG CGGCGTTGTGGtgctgagctcctcctccttgctcCTCCCTCAGCTGCTCCCTCGACTCTACCCGCCTCTCTTCACCCTGTACTGCCtgcaggaagagcaggaggacaCCCGGTACTGGGAGCGCATGCTGCGGCTCAACAAACAGCCCGACCGGCCGCTGCTCCGCTTCCTGGGAGTGCAGGA gAAGTTCTGGCCAGTGTGGACGTCAATTCTAGGGGAGAAAAAGCAG ATTGTGTCCAGCAGTAAAGATGCCTGCTTTGTTTCTGCTGTAGAGACACTCCAACAAATCAG CACGGCCTTCACTCCGTCAGACAAACTCCTCGTCATCCAGAAGACGTTTGAGGAATTGACCCAGGAAGTAAAACTGATGCTGGATGACAGCTTCCTGTGGTGCATGGATGACCTGCTCCCTCTCTTCATATACGTGGTGCTCAGAGCGAG GATCAGGAACCTGGGAGCCGAGGTCAGTCTGATCGAAGATCTGATGGATCCCAACATTCAGCACGGAGAGATGGGCCTGATGTTCACAACACTGCAg GCCTGTTACATGCAGATCCTCCAGGAGTCAGCGACGTag